The following are encoded in a window of Magnolia sinica isolate HGM2019 chromosome 11, MsV1, whole genome shotgun sequence genomic DNA:
- the LOC131218247 gene encoding uncharacterized protein LOC131218247 isoform X2 has protein sequence MEEMCKIQAVHQVGPYLLMPQLKNQASPLLGGSPKARDLHPTNSVQQDPFRSFSVLRTSYIFTSWEDASIKQNLSNREPAETIRWRSPATQGRGGNRSYSSHYISYGTFGQVLECWDR, from the exons ATGGAAGagatgtgcaagatccaagctgtccatcaggtgggtccctacTTGTTGATGCCACAGCTCAAAAATCAGGCGAGTCCACTCCTTGGAGGGTCACCAAAAGCAAGGGACCTACACCCTACGAATTCTGTGCAGCAAGACCCATTTAGGAGTTTCTCTGTTTTAAGGACATCATATATCTTCACAAGCTGGGAAGATGCCTCTATCAAACAG AATCTTAGCAATAGGGAGCCTGCTGAGACTATTAGGTGGAGATCACCTGCAACGCAGGGTCGTGGCGGTAACAGGAGCTATTCTTCTCATTACATCTCCTATG GGACATTTGGTCAGGTTTTGGAATGCTGGGACAGGTAA
- the LOC131218247 gene encoding uncharacterized protein LOC131218247 isoform X1, translating to MEEMCKIQAVHQVGPYLLMPQLKNQASPLLGGSPKARDLHPTNSVQQDPFRSFSVLRTSYIFTSWEDASIKQNLSNREPAETIRWRSPATQGRGGNRSYSSHYISYGIHVPHLNMKKLHLFETLCYG from the exons ATGGAAGagatgtgcaagatccaagctgtccatcaggtgggtccctacTTGTTGATGCCACAGCTCAAAAATCAGGCGAGTCCACTCCTTGGAGGGTCACCAAAAGCAAGGGACCTACACCCTACGAATTCTGTGCAGCAAGACCCATTTAGGAGTTTCTCTGTTTTAAGGACATCATATATCTTCACAAGCTGGGAAGATGCCTCTATCAAACAG AATCTTAGCAATAGGGAGCCTGCTGAGACTATTAGGTGGAGATCACCTGCAACGCAGGGTCGTGGCGGTAACAGGAGCTATTCTTCTCATTACATCTCCTATGGTATACATGTTCCCCATCTTAATATGAAAAAACTGCATTTATTTGAAACACTTTGTTACGGTTGA
- the LOC131218618 gene encoding dof zinc finger protein DOF3.4-like has protein sequence MQSDSGDRRSARPTQIPGTEQQEQPPLPCPRCESTHTKFCYYNNYNLSQPRHFCKSCRRYWTQGGTLRNIPVGGGTRSKAHHPNKRSRTAPATDTSASPSPASLPPASAPVSASESDMSPPMIPADMGVPGSFSSLLATSSPGYLALGDPFMNRAGFGLGLGLGLDGMAMGRGVWPVGEVGENGGNPWQVGIGEGLVDADCFSWPDLAISTPGTGLQ, from the coding sequence atgcagtcAGATTCCGGCGATCGCCGCTCGGCCCGACCGACGCAGATTCCGGGGACGGAACAACAGGAGCAGCCGCCGCTACCCTGCCCACGCTGCGAGTCTACTCACACGAAGTTCTGctactacaacaactacaacctcTCCCAGCCCCGGCACTTCTGCAAATCCTGCCGTCGTTACTGGACCCAAGGTGGGACCCTCCGCAACATCCCCGTCGGTGGTGGGACCCGCAGCAAGGCCCACCACCCCAACAAGCGCTCCCGCACCGCCCCCGCTACCGACACGTCAGCATCTCCCTCGCCCGCCTCCTTACCGCCCGCATCCGCCCCCGTTTCGGCCTCCGAATCCGACATGTCGCCCCCGATGATCCCCGCCGACATGGGCGTGCCTGGCAGCTTCAGCTCCCTGCTCGCCACGTCATCGCCCGGGTATTTGGCGCTCGGCGACCCGTTCATGAACCGTGCCGGGTTCGGGCTCGGTCTCGGGCTCGGGTTGGATGGGATGGCGATGGGGCGGGGGGTTTGGCCTGTCGGAGAGGTTGGAGAGAATGGCGGGAACCCGTGGCAGGTCGGGATTGGCGAGGGATTGGTCGACGCAGATTGCTTTTCATGGCCGGACCTTGCGATCTCGACGCCGGGAACGGGTTTGCAGTGA